The following coding sequences lie in one Apium graveolens cultivar Ventura chromosome 3, ASM990537v1, whole genome shotgun sequence genomic window:
- the LOC141713246 gene encoding putative nitric oxide synthase has protein sequence MAPKTLFLSPLYPFVSAPKSKNYSTHHLFPCNSKPPPPLHIIKCSKPPPSGSGSGSGSGAAAPTRGDIFLERQQALEASSDTKKIRKHKKKMSRASQYICCCCYGCGAPLQTFHTDAPGYVDTDTYQLKKKHHQLRTVLCGRCHLLSHGHMITAVGGNGGYAGGNQFVTAEELREKLSHLRYQKALIVKLVDIVDFNGSFLARVRDLAGANPIILVVTKVDLLPKGTDFNCIGDWVVEATMKKKLNVLSVHLTSSKSLVGIAGVVSEIQKEKKGRDVYILGSANVGKSAFINALLKMLSYKDPVAAMARKYKPIQSAVPGTTVGPIEINAFIGGKLYDTPGVHLHHRQAAVVHSEDLPALAPRSRLRGQSFTSAQVPANDLAPEVIKLNGMNGFSIFWGGLVRIDVLKVLPETCLTFYGPKAVKICIVPTCKAVKFYKKEVGTLLTPPMGTQRAEQWSGLETHRELQINFEDPNRPACDVAISGLGWICVEPVSKEFGVISELNLEEIEITKELNLRIHVPKPVEIFIRSPMPVGKAGGEWYQYPDLTEKEEEVRPKWFF, from the exons ATGGCGCCTAAAACCCTGTTTCTCTCTCCTCTCTATCCATTTGTCTCTGCCCCTAAAAGTAAAAACTACTCGACTCATCATCTCTTTCCCTGCAACTCAAAGCCTCCTCCTCCTCTTCACATCATCAAATGTTCAAAACCCCCACCTTCTGGGTCCGGGTCCGGGTCCGGGTCCGGAGCCGCTGCCCCGACCCGAGGAGACATCTTCCTTGAACGACAACAAGCTCTAGAAGCTTCTTCAGATACTAAGAAGATTAGGAAACACAAGAAGAAAATGAGCAGGGCTTCTCAGTatatttgttgttgttgttatggATGTGGTGCTCCTTTGCAGACTTTCCACACCGATGCTCCCGGTTATGTCGATACGGATACTTATCAATTG AAGAAGAAACACCATCAGCTTAGAACGGTTCTTTGTGGAAGGTGTCACTTGTTATCTCATGGCCATATGATTACTGCTGTGGGTGGCAATGGAGGTTATGCTGGGGGCAACCAGTTTGTTACGGCCGAGGAGCTTCGTGAAAAGCTATCACATTTAAGATACCAGAAAGCTTTAATTGTTAAATTG GTTGATATAGTAGACTTCAATGGCAGCTTTTTGGCTCGTGTGCGCGACCTTGCTGGTGCTAATCCCATAATTTTAGTTGTGACAAAG GTTGACCTCCTTCCCAAAGGAACAGATTTTAATTGTATTGGTGACTGGGTTGTGGAAGCCACCATGAAGAAAAAACTTAA CGTCCTTAGTGTTCATTTAACAAGTTCCAAGTCTTTGGTTGGAATAGCTGGAGTTGTGTCCGAAATTCAGAAAGAGAAAAAG GGGCGGGATGTTTATATTCTG GGGTCTGCTAATGTTGGAAAATCAGCATTCATCAATGCTTTATTAA AGATGTTATCCTATAAGGATCCAGTTGCTGCAATGGCACGGAAATACAAACCTATTCAGTCTGCTGTCCCTGGAACTACTGTGGGTCCAATTGAAATAAATGCTTTCATAGGAGGG AAATTATACGACACTCCTGGAGTTCATCTCCATCATAGGCAAGCCGCAGTGGTTCATTCAGAAGATCTACCAGCACTTGCTCCTCGAAGTCGGCTCAGAGGGCAATCTTTTACA AGTGCTCAGGTTCCTGCAAATGATTTGGCACCTGAAGTAATTAAATTAAATGGAATGAACGGGTTTTCCATTTTTTGGGGAGGTCTTGTTCGAATTGATGTATTGAAG GTCCTTCCTGAGACGTGTTTAACATTTTATGGACCAAAGGCAGTTAAAATTTGCATTGTACCTACTTGTAAAGCAGTTAAATTTTATAAG AAAGAAGTTGGAACTCTATTGACTCCTCCGATGGGAACGCAAAGAGCAGAACAATGGTCAGGACTTGAAACACACCGCGAGTTACAAATAAACTTTGAAGATCCAAACAG GCCAGCATGTGATGTGGCTATATCAGGTCTTGGATGGATTTGTGTTGAGCCCGTAAGTAAAGAATTTGGTGTAATATCTGAACTAAATTTGGAAGAAATTGAAATTACAAAAGAGCTAAATCTGAGAATTCATGTTCCGAAGCCAGTTGAGATTTTCATTAGATCTCCGATGCCGGTTGGGAAGGCTGGAGGTGAGTGGTATCAGTATCCAGATTTAACAGAGAAAGAAGAGGAAGTAAGACCAAAATGGTTTTTCTGA